The DNA window GGACTTGATCGGATCGGCCACCGCGATGATGGCGGCCAGCCGGCCGTCGATCGAGGCGTACAGCGGCGACTTGCCCTCGTTGCCTAGGCGCTCGGCCGTGCGAGCGAAGCCGCCCACGTCCAACCCCAGCTCACGCATGAAGCGATCGGCACCGACCTCGACACGCGCGCCGTCCACGGTGGCGCGCACGCCCATGCCCGTGACCGAATCGAAGTCTGTCATCGTCGGCAGCGCGATGCCACCTTCCACGGCCGACTCGACGATGGCGCGTGCGATCGGATGCTCCGAGCGCGATTCCACGGCGGCGACCTTCGCCAGCACCTGGTTGCGGTCAAAGCCGTCGGCAATCTCCAGGTCGGTCAGGACCGGGCGGCCCTCGGTCAGCGTGCCGGTCTTGTCCACGGCCACCACCTTGGCGTCCTTGAGCAGTTGCAGGGCTTCACCCTTGCGGAACAGCACGCCCATCTCAGCGCCCCGGCCCGTGCCGACCATGATGGAGGTCGGCGTCGCCAGACCCATGGCGCACGGGCAGGCAATGATCAGCACCGCCACGGCATTGACCAGCGCGAAGGACAGCGCGGGCGACGGGCCGAACACCAGCCAGACCAGGAAGGTCAGCACGGCGGCCAGCATGACGGCGGGCACGAACCACAGCGTCACCTTGTCCACCACGGCCTGGATCGGCAGCTTGGAACCTTGCGCCTGCTCGACCATGCGGATGATCTGCGCCAGCATGGTCTGACCGCCCACGGCGGTGGCACGCAGCGTCAGCGCACCCTTCTGGTTGACGGTGCCGCCGACCACGGTGCTGCCTTCCGCCTTTTCGACGGGAATCGGCTCGCCGGTGATCATCGACTCGTCCACGAAGCTGCGGCCCTCGGTCACTTCACCATCGACCGGCACGCGCTCGCCGGGGCGCACTTCCACGATGTCGCCCTGCGCCACGTCGTTGATCGGGATGTCCACGATGCGGCCGTCGCGCAGCACGTGCGCCTCCTTGGCCTGTAGGCCGACCAGGCGCTTGATGGCCTCGGAGGTGCGGCCCTTGGCCCGTGCCTCAAGAAAGCGGCCCAGCAGGATCAGCGCCACGATGACGGCGGCCGCCTCGTAGTACACGTTCACCGTGCCGGCCGGCAGCAGACTGGGCGCGAACGTGGCGACCATCGAATAGCCGAAGGCCGCGGCCGTGCCGACCGCGACCAGCGAGTTCATGTCGGGACCCAGGCGGAACAGCGCCGGGAAGCCCTTCTCGTAGAAGCGCCAGCCCGGAATGGCGAGCACCAGCAGGGTCAGCACGAACTGCAGATACCAGCTCTGCTGGATGCCGATGGTGGAAGCCACCCACTCGTGCATGCCGGGAATCATGTGCGAGCCCATTTCGAGCACGAACACAGGCAGCGCCAGCACGGCGGCCAGGGTCAGGTCGCGCTTGAGTTCGGCGCGCTCGGCGTCCTTTTTCTCGGCGGCTTCCTCGTCGGCCTGCATGCTGGTATCGACAGGGCTGGCCTCGTAGCCGACCTTATCGACAGCCGCGATTAGATCCTGCACGGATGCCACACCACGCACGGTAGCGCGCTCGGTCGCCAGATTGACCACAGCCTCAGTGACGCCCGGCACCGCCTTGAGCGCCTTCTCGACGCGGCCCACGCACGAAGCGCAGGTCATGCCTCCGATCGCCAGCTCGATGGTGCCCTGAGGCACGTCGTACCCTACCTTCTCGATCGCCTGGATCAGCGCCATGCGATCGACAGCACGGTTCAGGCGAATGTCCGCTCGCTCGGTGGCGAGATTGACAGACACGCTTGCCACGCCCTCGACCTTGGCAAGGGCGGCCTCGACTCGGCCGACGCAGCTTGCGCAGGTCATGCCCTCGATGGGCAGGCTGATTGCCGCTGCTTGGCCGCCAGCACTACTCGTTGTTGCCATGCTCATGGTGTGCTTCCCATAGTTGAAATTCGACATGGAGGGAGCTTAGGGTTTACCATCGTGGGAAGGTCAAGCGCTTTTTCGGATGCTGTCAGGTTTCAGAAATGACCCGGTGCACGGGGAGCGGAGGCCTTGCCTGCCAGGCTCGCACTGGTTCTTTGCTGCGCGCGCCTAAGCGGCTGCTGCCTTGTTAATTCTGAAGGGCGAAAACAGCCATTCGAGGTTAGGAAATATTTTAAAAATGAATACAAGTAAGCCATTCAGTACCCCACCGAAGGATCCCAGCGCCAATTTGGAATCGCTGTCACAGAATGACGTGACCATCTTGGCTGAGACATTCCGCCTCCTGGGTGACCCGTCCCGGCTGAGAATCATGCTGTGCTGCATGAAGGGCTCATCCTCGGTCGGGGATATCGCTGAAACCCTCGAACTCTCGCAGTCGCTGGTGAGCCACCACCTGCGGCTGCTGCGCGGTGCTCGCCTGGTCAAGGGCGTGCGCCAGGCCAAACAGATCTTCTATGAGGTGGCGGACAAGCACGTGAACCAGGTGCTGCTGGATATGGCCACCCACATCGCGGAAGACCACAACGACGAGTAACTGTTGGGCATAGCATGCCGTTGCAGCGTGGCCTACGTTCCATGGCGATATGCGCCCCACCGCCCGCAGCTGCGTTCGGTGAGGCGGTTTGGATGCCGCTTCCGATCAATCAGAAGTTGAGCGCGCGCTTGTCCACTGCCAGCGAGGCCTCTTTGAACGTCTCGGAGAGGGTCGGATGGGCAAAGCAGATGCGGGCGATGTCTTCGCTGCTGGCCTTGAACGCCATGGCGATCACGGCCTCGGCCACCAGTTCGCTGGCCTGCGGGCCGACTACATGCACGCCGAGTATCTCGTCCGTGGCAGAATCGGCGATCACCTTGACGAGGCCCGTCGTGTCGCCCAGTGCACGCGCGCGGCCATTGGCCATGAACGGGAAGGAACCGATTCGATAGGCGGTGCCCTGCTCTTTGAGCTGCTGCTCGGTGCGGCCTACCCAGGCAATCTCCGGGCTGGTGTAGATGACGTTGGGGATCGTGTTGAAATCGACGTGACCGTGCTGGCCGGCAATGCGCTCGGCCACTGCGACACCTTCCTCTTCCGCCTTGTGCGCCAACATCGGGCCACGCACCACGTCACCGATGGCCCAGATGCCGGGCACACTGGTGCGGCATGCATCGTCCACCACCACGGCGCCGCGCTCATCCAGTTGGAGTCCCACGGCGGCCGGATTCAGGCCTTCGGTGTTGGGCACACGGCCGATAGCCACGATCACTTTGTCTGCCTGCAAGGACTGCGTCTGGCCCTGGCTGTCGGTGTAGTGAATAGTCACGCCGGCCTCGGTTGCATTGACTTCGCGAACCTTCGCACCTAGTTCGATCTTCAGGGCTTGCTTGTCGAACGCCTTCTTCGCCTCCTTGGCGATGGCTTGGTCGACGATTGGCAGGAAGCTGGGCAAGCCTTCGAGGATCGTGACATCCGCCCCCAGGCGGCGCCAAACGGAGCCCAGCTCCAGGCCGATCACGCCGGCACCGATGACGGTCAACCGATTGGGCACGGCCGCGATGTTCAGCGCGCCGTCGTTGGAGAGCACGACCCGCTCATCGAACGGTAGGTTGGGGAGCGGCCGCACGTTGGAGCCTGTGGCAACGATGATCTGCTTGCCCACCAAGGTAACAGCCTCATCGGCGGCGACGCTCACCTCGAAGCCACCATCGACAGTCCTGGTGAAAGACGCCAGGCCGTTGAAGAACTGGACCTTGTTTTTGCGGAACAGATAAAGGATGCCTTCGTTGCTGGACTTCACCACCTGATTCTTACGTTCCAGCATCGTGGTCACATCCATGCGCAGATCACCCGTGGAGATGCCGTGCGTGCCAAAGTGGTGCTTGGCTTGTTCAAAGTTCTCTGACGACTGCAGTAGCGCTTTCGAAGGGATACAACCGATGTTGTTGCAGGTACCGCCAGGTGCTGGCTTTCCGTCCTTGTTCTTCCAGGCATCTACACAAGCGACCTTCATGCCTAATTGGGCAGCGCGAATGGCCGCGATGTATCCGCCAGGGCCGGCACCGATAACAATGACGTCGAAATGCATGTCCATGATTTACATCTCCAAAGTTTTTGAGGAAATAGTGAGCGCCTATGTCGCGCCTTTTGTCAGGTGGTCGCCAGATTACAGCTCGTTCCCTGACGATCACGTTGAACACTACGGAAGAACGAACCGGGCGCTCGCGGTATTGCCCCCACGTTCGACTTGGACAACGGCCTTCGTGCCCTTGGCTGCGGCGAAGGTCCCGCTGCCTTCGAGGCGGCTTCCGTCCGCGGCAGGCGTGAGTTGCACCTCCTGCTTTTGTGAGCCGGTCAACAGCGTGAGCTTGGCTTTGGTGTTGCTTACGTTGACCTGCTTGCCGTGGTCGCGCAGGTAGAGTTGCGCTGCTGCGGGCTGAACGACCAACTCGTAGTCCACGTCCCGGACTTCGGTCACGACGCCACCATGCAGCGGCTTGTGGTCATGCGCGTGGTCATGGTCGCCTGCGGCGAAGGCGGTGACGGATGCCAGGGCGAGGGCGGTGCCAGCCGTGAGGGAACGAAATCGAACAGACATGAAAGCTCCTATAGGGTTACGGTGGTTGAAATCGGGTGACAGAAGGCGTTGCATCAGAATGCCCCCGCGTCGCGGTCGTCCAGCAGGCGTTCGGCAGGCTTGCGGCCGAACAGCCAGAACATGGCGGGTGTAAGGAAGGTGTCCAGCAGCGTGGAGCTGACCAGCCCCGAGAAGATCACCACCGCGACGGGGTGCAGGATCTCAGTACCGGGTCGTGACGCCTCGAACAACAGCGGGGCCAGTGCGAAGGCCGTGACCAGCGCGGTCATCAGAACCGGGGAAAGCCGTTCGAGCGAGCCACGCACGATCATCTTCTGGTCGAAGTCCTCGCCCTCCATGCGCATGAGGTTGAGGTAGTGGCTCACCTTCAGGATGCCGTTGCGCACAGAAATACCCGCGAGCGTGATGAAGCCGACCAGAGCGGCCACGGACAACGGCTGGCCAGACAGCCACAGCCCCAGCACGGCGCCGACCAGGGCCAATGGAATGTTCACCATGATGAGCGCCGATAGGGCGACCGACTTGTAGCGCGTGTACAACACCACGAACATGAGCGTCAGGGAGACGATGGACAGCAGGCCCACCAGTCGCGAGGCTTCCTCTTGTGCCTGGAACTGGCCGCCCAGCGTGATGAAGTAGCCTTCGGGCAAGCGCACTTCTTGGACGACGCTGCGTATGTCGGCCACTACTTCGGACAGCGGCCGTCTCTGAGCGTTGGCCGACAAAACTATGCGCCGACGGCCATCGTCGCGGCTGACCTGGTTGGGGCCGTCGCTGTCTTCGATGGTGGCAAGGCGCGACAACGGGACCCGACCCATGGGCGTGTCGATGAGGATGCGGCTCAAGCCCTCAATCGACCGCGCCTGCTCGGGCAGGCGAACCACCAGCGCGAAGCGGCGGTTGCCCTCGATGACCTCGGTGATCTTTTCGCCTTCGACCAGGCTTTGTAGCGTGGACAGAATTTGCGGTGCGGCCACGCCGTAGCGTCCCGCCGCCGCATAATCCACGCGGATTTTGATCTGCGGCGCAAGGACCTGCTTTTCGATCTCCAGGTCAGCAAGCCCCGGAATTCCGGCCAGCTTGGCGCGCAGCAGATCCGCCTGCCCGCGCAGGACGTCCAGGTCCTCGCCGAACACCTTGATGGCGATCTGCGAGCGCACCCCCGACAACATGTGGTCGATGCGGTGCGAGATCGGCTGGCCAATGCCGATGGAGCCGGGCAAGTGAGCCAGACGCGAACGGATGTCGGCGGTGATCTCCTCCATGGAGCGCTTTAGCTCTGAGGCAGGCAGCAGACCCACGTCCAGTTCACTGACATGCACACCTTCGGCATGCTCGTCCAGCTCGGCCCGTCCGCTGCGCCGGCCCACGTGCTGCACCTCCGGCACCTGCGCGACCAGCAGCTCGGCTTGCTGGGCAAGCGCCGAAGATTCGGCCAGCGTCACACCGGGATTCAGGCGCAGGCCCACCAGCAACGTTCCTTCATTGAACGGGGGCAGGAACGTGGTCGGGAAGAATGGCACCGCGGCGACAGCCAGTGTGACAGCCACAGCGGCCATGCCAAGGGCGGCACGCGGCCGCTGCAAGACCCGCTGCAGGCCGCCCTGATAACGCGCCTTAAGCCAGGCTAGAATCCGAGTGTCGCCATGGTCCAGCGTCCTCATCTTGGGCAGCAGGTAGTACGACAGCACCGGAGTGACCGTCACAGAGACCAGCAGCGAGGCTAGCGTGGAGACGATGAAAGCGATGCCCAGCGGCACGAACAAGCGCCCTTCCATCCCCGGCAGCGCGAACAGGGGCAGGAACACCAGCACAATGATCATCGTGGCGTAGAGAATCGCCGAGCGAACCTCCATCGAGGCCCTGGCAACGATGACCAGGGGCGTCAGCCGGTTCTCAGGGTGGCGGGCGCGGTTCTCCTTGAGCCGCCGCATGATGTTCTCCACATCGACCACAGCATCGTCCACGAGACCGCCGATGGCGATCGCCAGCCCACCGAGCGTCATGGTGTTGATTGACAGGCCGAAATAGTGGAACACCAGCCCGGTCACGAAGATCGAGGCAGGAATCGCGGTCAACGCGATCACCAGGGGGCGCAAAGTGCCCAGGAAGAAGAACAGGATCACCGCCACGAAGACCGATGCGCCGATGAGCTTGCCTTGCAGCGTGCTGATGGACGCCTCGATGAAGTTGGCTTGTCGGAAGGTCACTTGCGGCTCGGCCATGCCAGCCGGCAGTGAGCCCTTCATGTCCGCTAACGCTGACTCGATCGAGCGGGTCAGTGCAATCGTATCGGCCGTGGGCTGCTTTTGGATGCCCAGGATCACGGCTGGCAGGCCCTCGAAGCCCGCATCGCCGCGCTTGATGGCTGGCGCAAACTGAACATCGGCGACCTGGTGGATCAGGATGGGTTGGCCCGCACGCACCGCGAGAGGCAGGTTACGCAGGTCGTCGAGTCGGGACGTGCGGCCCAGGTTGCGGATCAGGTACTCGCGGCCATTGATCTCCAGGAAGCCGCCGGAAGTGTTCGCGGAGAAGCCCTTGAGAGCCGCATCCAGATCGGACGCAGTCACGCCCAGCTCTGACATTCGCGTGGTGTTGGGCTGGACCTGGAACTGACGGACCTCGCCTCCGATCGGGATGACTTGGGCAACGCCAGGTATGGCCATCAGCCGGGGGCGTAACACCCAGTCCGCGTACTCGCGCGTGTCCATGGCCGACAGCGGCGGGGCTGCGTTCTTCTGCCCTGAGGGCTTGGCACCGATGGGGATTGCAATCTGCATGATCTCGCCCATCACTGAGCTGATTGGCCCCATCGTGGGCGTCACGCCCGGGGCTAGCCCTTCCTCCATGGACGTCAGGCGTTCGGAGACCATCTGGCGCGCCCGGAAGATGTCTGTCTTCCAGTCAAATGTCACGTAGATGAAGGAAAGCCCGGCGCTGGAGACCGAGCGCACGCTTTCGACGCTGGGCAGGCCGTTCATGGCCGTTTCGAGCGGGAACGTGATGAGCTGCTCGACTTCTTCGGCAGCCATGCCGCCAGCCTCCGTCATGAGAGTGACGGTCGGCTTGTTGAGATCGGGAAAGACATCTACCGGCGTGCGCGTCAGGGTGAACGCGCCATACGCCATCAGCACCAGCGCCCCGATGATGACCAGGAGCCGGTTTCGTAAGCTATTTTCGAGAAGCCACTTGAACATGGAATGGTGCCCCTCAACGAACTTGATTGATCAGGGACGCGCCCTCGACAACCACGCGGTCGCCGTCCGCCAGGCCCGAAGTGACAGCGATGGATGCACCATCCAAAGGAGTGATGTTCACGACACGTGGCTCGAAGCGCTCGGCCTGGTCTTTGACCCAGACGATGTTCTGGTTGGCAGGGTTCTTCATCAGCGCACCGGAAGGCACGCGGTAGCCAGGTACCGTCGTCGCCTCTTGCACGAAGACCACCACCGGCATACCGACCGCCAAGCGCGAGAGGCTTTCGCTGGTGCCCTTGAACAGCATGGGCAGGGCCTGCTCGCGCAGGCTGCTGGCGGCCCCGACGAAGCTCAGCGGCACCTTCTGACCGCCTACTGCGAGTGCAGCACCGGCCAGGTTCTGTGCCATTGCCGGATCGTAGGCAAGCGCCTCGATGCGCAGTTGGGTCGGATCGACCACCTCAAACACCAGTTCGCGCGCATCCACGACCTGCCCGGCAACTGCGGGGCTGGATGCGATGACGCCGCTGACTGGGGCCTTTAGTACGTCCCTGCCGGCGAGGCCCCCGCTCAAGGCGCGGGCGCGTTCGGTCAGGCTGTTTACTTCGCTTTCGGCTGCTTCGATCTCCTTGCGGGGCACGGTCTCCGACAGCTCGCGCAGCCGGGCCAGGCGCTTCTGCGCGAGCGCTTGGCCCGCACGCAGCTCGGCAACCTGGGCCATCTGGCCTGAGCGCTCCAGCACACCGCTGGCCGGTTCGATGTAAGCCAGCACCTGGCCCTTGCGCACGGATTGGCCGATCTGCGGCAGACCATCCGGCCCGGGCACCAGCCGGCCCATTACCATTGCCTGGACCTTGCCGCCTGTCGTCGGGTCCATGATTACTTTGCCAGCCAGTTCATGGCTGCGGGCCAAGGGCTCCTGCTTGATCAGCTGGGTGCGTACACCGATCTGACGTTGTGACGGTTTCGGAAGAAACACGCTGCCATCAGGCTGGCGCTGGGGGCCATTGGAAGACGCAGCCGGCGCTTCGTCGCCGTGGTCGTGACCGTCGTGAGCGAACGCGGGAGCAGCCAGAGCCAATGCAGCCGCCATGGCCGTCGTCATTAGGAAACGGAAGTTGCGCTTCATGCTGCACCTCGCAGTGCACCGTTGGTGCGTGTACGTCTGCGCAGCGCCCACGCTAGGACACCGACGCCGAGGACTGCGGCACCGCCACCTAGTACGAGCACACGGCCGGATGCGACGGCATGCTCGTGTTCGGCGTCTTCGCTATGAACATCGAGAACGCCAGTCAACAGGTCCGATTGGCTCTGCGCAGTAACAGTGGCCATGATTGAGGTCTCGCCATCGGATAGCGGCTCAGTCAGATCGGCCTCGAACTCTCCAACCCCGTGTGGGCTGACCTTTACCTGTCGACCACCCAGCTCGAGGGTCAGCTCGCCATTGGTCACCGGCCGGTTGTCGGCAGCATGGTCGAGGTAGAGTGTGAGACGCTGGCCGTTCAGCACACCCACCAGTTCGAAGTCATCGGAAACTGCGGCAAAGCGCGGAAGCGCGGCCGCTGCGGGGGCAGGAGCGGCTTCGCCATGGTCATGGCCGTCGCCGGCCCACGTTGCGCTGGTGCCAAGCAGGAGGCTGGACAAGGCAGCAGCACGCCAGAAAGAGGATTGCGACATTTCTAAGGTTCCAGGATGGTTGAGCGCGCGCTGATCAGCGCGTGCCGGAGATGTCAGTGAAAGTCTCGGTCGGCTGCGGCAGCGTGCCTTGAGCCTGCAACAGGGACGAGATGGCCGCGGCATGCTCCACCTTGGCGAGCAGCGCCGCGCGCTCGGCCTCGGTGGCCTCCTGCTCGATGCGAAGGCGTGTCGGCATGTCCGTCTCGCCCATCGCGAACGACTTTTGGTAGAAGGTGCGCGTTTGTTGGGCTAGTCGCTGGCGCTCCGAAGCGGCCTGCATCTGGGTGCTGGTTGCCAGTTCGCGCGATTGGGCAGTTCGAATTTCCGAGAGTAGCCGGGTGCGCTGGGCCGCGAGTGCCGACTCAGCCTCCAGTGCCTGCGCATTGGCGCTGGACAATTGCTCGGTATGACGGCTACCCGTACCGAAGGGAATGCGCACACCCACCGTGATCGTCTGGTTGTAGCGTTCGCCGTAGCCGCCCCGATCCCGCGTGGTCGCCAGGGTCAGTTCGGGGTTGGCGTACTTCTGATGGGACACCAGTTCCGCAGAGCGGCGGGCCGCCAGCGCCTTGTGCTGCAGTTCCAGCAGCGCAGGGTGGTTACCCAACAACGCGCCGGACGGCTGTGCCGATGCCGGTTGAACTCGGACACCTGACTGCTCCGGCTGCGCGGAATCGGCCTGCGACGGGATACTCTCGATGCCGGTCAGTGCCAACAACGCCTCGCGCTGCGTGACTTCTTCGGCCTGAGCAATGGCCAGGGCACTACGAGCCGACGCCAAGGCGCCATCGGCCTGGTTTCTGTCGGCTTGCGCCAGGTCGCCCGCGCGAACCCGGCGAGCCACATCTTGCGCCAACTCGTCCGCGCTGCGGGTGCGATCCTGCGCCGCCATCAATTCGGCCTGGGCACGCTGCCATGCCCACCATGCCTGGCGAACCTGTCCGGCCGTGCGTAGCTTGGCGGCCAGCATCCGGCTGGATAGAGCGAGGCTTTCCGCGTCCGCCCAGCGTGCCGACGAGGCGCGCTCACCAGGCATCCAAAGGGGAATAGCCACCCCGACTTCATATTCGCGCTTTCCGTTGCGGTTGTTGAACCGATCAGTTTTGGTGGAGGCTTCCAGCGCCATCGGACCTGCCACCCAACTACCGGCCGTCTCTTGGCGTGCTTGGGCGGCCTGCTGCCAGGCGCCTTCTCCAGCGGCTTCTGGCTGCCGCTGCCAAGCTGACTCCCACAATTGGGCGACCATGTGGCTGTCTGGTCTGGATGGGACGTGAGGGGCGGCTACTGGCTGGGCTAGCACGGTGCCGGCCCAAAGCGTGGATACCGCCCATATCCATCCCTTGCGTATGTCTTTGCGAAGCATTCAATTCTCCATCGGTGTTGCATCAGTACTTACCCCCGGCTGGGTGTTCTCTTTCCGAGCAAGTGCTTGTCGTTGAAAAGCCACTGTCTACTGGCTTAGATATGAACAATTGTATATTTATTCATATGAATGGGAAAGAAAACCTTACCTCCTTTGAGCACCAATCGCCTTAGAGAGGGCGTCGGGCGCAAGACATCGAGAGGCGAGGTGGGGCTAATCCACTGCGCAAACAGCTATGCAGACTCCTTGAGCATATCCCCCAGGGGGGGATATGATTGCTGCATGAAAGAGATGCACAAGCACACCAGCCACCCAGATCTCGTGAAACGGCTCAAGCGCGCCGAGGGTCATCTGCGACACGTCATCGGGATGATCGAAGGAGAAGAAACCTGCCTGGACATCGCTCGCCAGCTCGCTGCGGTGGAGAGCGCCGTCACAGCGGCCAAGCGCGTCCTGATCCATGACCACATCGACCACTGCCTGTCTCATGATGAGGACTCCGTTCTGGCCGAAATGAAGGCACTAACCAAACTGCTCTGAGGTCTCTCGATGCTCTCCGTCCTAAAGAACCGCACCTACCGCCACCTGTTCACCGCGCAGGTGATCGCACTCGTCGGCACAGGCCTTCGCCGACCAGTTCCCGCGACGGTCATTACTCGTAGCGCTGGACCTGGTACGAGCGGTTGTCGCGATCTGTTTGCCATTTGTCACCGAGGTCTGGCAGATCTATCTGCTGATCTTTGTCCTGCAAGCGGCATCCGCCGGCTTCACGCCGACTTTCCAAGCCACTATCCCGGACATCCTTCCCGATTAAGAGGACTACACGAAGGCGCTGTCGCTGTCCCGGCTGGCCTATGACCTGGAAAGCCTGATTTCCCCGATGCTGGCTGCTGCGCTGCTGACCGTCATCAGCTTTCACAACCTGTTCGCGGGAACAGTGCTCGGTTTCCTCGTTTCAGCCGCGCTCGTGGTCAGCGTGCGGTTGCCCACAACTATTCCCGGACCGCGCCGCGGCATTTGGGATCGCACGACCCGCGGCACACGCATCTATCTCGCTACGCCACGCCTGCGGGGCCTGCTGGCGATCAGCTTGGCCGTCTCGGCGGCGGGCGCCATGGTGATCGTGAACACGGTGGTTCTCGTGAAGGCGCGCTTTGGCCTAGGCGAGGTCGAAGTGGCGTCGGCACTGGCGGCATTCGGAGGCGGTTCGATGGTGGCAGCCTTCGTTCTGCCATCCTTACTGGAAAAGGTGGCCGACCGAACCGCGATGCTCACCGGCGCTACCGTACTGGTCGTGGGCACGGGGATCGGCGCACTGCTGCCGAGCTATGCATTGTTGCTGCCGCTGTGGTTGATCATCGGCTTTGGCTACAGCGTGGCGCAAACGCCATCCGGCCGTCTTCTGCGCCGCTCGGCCCATGCCGAGGACCGTCCTGCGATCTTCGCGGCACACTTCGCGCTGTCGCACGCCTGTTGGCTCATCTGCTACCCACTTGCCGGCCGCTTCGGCGCGGTCATGGGCTTGCCATCGACCTTCATTGTCATGTCCCTGGTCGGCTTGGCCGGCGTGGCGCTGACGCTCTGGCTGTGGCCGGCCAGCGACCCTTCTGACGTGGCGCATGACCACCCCAGCTTGCCGCCGGATCACCCTCATTTACGCACACACGCAGACCAAGGCAGGCACCATCACCAGCTGATTCTGGATGACCTGCACCGTATCTGGCCGAAAGGATAGGCACATTTTCTCGTTGCGGCATCACAACGCATGGCTTCGGAGGCTGAGAAGGGTGAGCCAAAATATATCAAATGAACACATATTCATGTGTTATATTTCACCATAGTCAAACACTCAACCAGCAGAGGCGCCCATGTCCCAATCCAATGCACATGATCATGGTCACGACCATGATCACGACCACACCCCCACAGTGACCAGCGCCAACGAGCGCAAGGTTCTGGTTTCCTTCTTCCTGATCTTCGGCTTCATGCTCGTGGAAGCTGTCGGCGGCGTGCTGTCGGGCTCGCTAGCCCTACTTGCCGATGCTGGCCACATGCTGACCGACGCCGTGGCACTTGCCCTGGCTTACGCTGCCTT is part of the Stenotrophomonas lactitubi genome and encodes:
- a CDS encoding TolC family protein yields the protein MLRKDIRKGWIWAVSTLWAGTVLAQPVAAPHVPSRPDSHMVAQLWESAWQRQPEAAGEGAWQQAAQARQETAGSWVAGPMALEASTKTDRFNNRNGKREYEVGVAIPLWMPGERASSARWADAESLALSSRMLAAKLRTAGQVRQAWWAWQRAQAELMAAQDRTRSADELAQDVARRVRAGDLAQADRNQADGALASARSALAIAQAEEVTQREALLALTGIESIPSQADSAQPEQSGVRVQPASAQPSGALLGNHPALLELQHKALAARRSAELVSHQKYANPELTLATTRDRGGYGERYNQTITVGVRIPFGTGSRHTEQLSSANAQALEAESALAAQRTRLLSEIRTAQSRELATSTQMQAASERQRLAQQTRTFYQKSFAMGETDMPTRLRIEQEATEAERAALLAKVEHAAAISSLLQAQGTLPQPTETFTDISGTR
- a CDS encoding metal-sensing transcriptional repressor yields the protein MKEMHKHTSHPDLVKRLKRAEGHLRHVIGMIEGEETCLDIARQLAAVESAVTAAKRVLIHDHIDHCLSHDEDSVLAEMKALTKLL
- a CDS encoding MFS transporter, producing the protein MLAAALLTVISFHNLFAGTVLGFLVSAALVVSVRLPTTIPGPRRGIWDRTTRGTRIYLATPRLRGLLAISLAVSAAGAMVIVNTVVLVKARFGLGEVEVASALAAFGGGSMVAAFVLPSLLEKVADRTAMLTGATVLVVGTGIGALLPSYALLLPLWLIIGFGYSVAQTPSGRLLRRSAHAEDRPAIFAAHFALSHACWLICYPLAGRFGAVMGLPSTFIVMSLVGLAGVALTLWLWPASDPSDVAHDHPSLPPDHPHLRTHADQGRHHHQLILDDLHRIWPKG